In Mycobacteriales bacterium, one genomic interval encodes:
- the ftsZ gene encoding cell division protein FtsZ, producing MAAPQNYLAVIKVVGIGGGGVNAVNRMIEVGLKGVEFIAVNTDAQALLMSDADVKLDVGRELTRGLGAGADPDVGRQAAEDHREEIEEVLKGADMVFVTAGEGGGTGTGGAPVVANVAKKLGALTIGVTTRPFGFEGRRRATQAEQGIEALREEVDTLIVIPNDRLLQISDKEVSVLDAFKAADQVLLSGVQGITDLITTPGLINLDFADVKAIMSGAGSALMGIGRARGDDRAAAAAEAAISSPLLEASIDGAHGVLLNISGGSDLGLFEINEAADLIAQAAHPDANIIFGAVIDDALGDEVRVTVIAAGFDGGEPRVRRDPVATRRPVEARRPEPAVVDVADDRLDLDEEEPVPAFVRARTPEPEPEPVRVAPRVEQPRRKIVFEDNDDLDVPDFLK from the coding sequence AAGGTGGTCGGGATCGGCGGGGGCGGCGTCAACGCCGTCAACCGGATGATCGAGGTCGGCCTCAAGGGCGTCGAGTTCATCGCCGTCAACACCGATGCGCAGGCGCTGCTGATGAGCGACGCCGACGTCAAGCTCGACGTCGGCCGCGAGCTCACCCGCGGCCTCGGCGCCGGCGCCGACCCCGACGTCGGCCGCCAGGCGGCGGAGGACCACCGCGAGGAGATCGAGGAGGTGCTCAAGGGCGCCGACATGGTCTTCGTCACGGCGGGCGAGGGCGGCGGCACCGGCACCGGCGGCGCGCCCGTCGTCGCCAACGTCGCGAAGAAGCTCGGCGCGCTGACGATCGGCGTGACGACGCGGCCGTTCGGGTTCGAGGGCCGCCGCCGCGCGACGCAGGCCGAGCAGGGGATCGAGGCGCTCCGCGAGGAGGTCGACACCCTCATCGTCATCCCCAACGACCGGCTGCTCCAGATCTCCGACAAGGAGGTCAGCGTCCTCGACGCGTTCAAGGCCGCCGACCAGGTGCTGCTCTCCGGCGTCCAGGGCATCACCGACCTCATCACGACGCCCGGCCTCATCAATCTCGACTTCGCCGACGTCAAGGCGATCATGTCCGGCGCCGGCAGCGCGCTCATGGGCATCGGCCGCGCGCGCGGCGACGACCGCGCGGCGGCCGCCGCCGAGGCGGCGATCTCCAGCCCGCTGCTCGAGGCCAGCATCGACGGCGCGCACGGCGTGCTGCTCAACATCTCCGGCGGCAGCGACCTCGGCCTGTTCGAGATCAACGAGGCCGCCGACCTGATCGCGCAGGCGGCGCACCCGGACGCGAACATCATCTTCGGCGCGGTCATCGACGACGCCCTCGGCGACGAGGTGCGCGTGACGGTCATCGCGGCCGGGTTCGACGGCGGCGAGCCGCGGGTGCGGCGCGACCCGGTCGCGACCCGCCGCCCGGTCGAGGCGCGGCGGCCGGAGCCGGCCGTGGTCGACGTCGCCGACGACCGGCTGGACCTGGACGAGGAGGAGCCGGTGCCGGCGTTCGTGCGGGCCCGCACCCCCGAGCCCGAGCCGGAGCCGGTGCGCGTCGCCCCGCGCGTGGAGCAGCCGCGCCGGAAGATCGTGTTCGAGGACAACGACGACCTCGACGTGCCCGACTTCCTGAAGTAG
- the pgeF gene encoding peptidoglycan editing factor PgeF: protein MGAPAPLVVALAPGVTAAFTTRAGGTGTAPYNTLNLALHVGDDDATVLANRQRAAAALGVDAGRTAWAEQVHGDGVAVVTEADAGRGATSHGDAFAGADGLVTEARGLPLAVLAADCVPVLLADPRRGLVAAVHAGRRGLAGGVLEVAVGTMLDLGAKREDLVAAVGPSIGPCCYEVGDDVAAEVTAVLPVTRATTRAGRTALDLPGGVRHVLAREGVRRATAVGGCTAHQPGTFFSHRRDGVTGRQAGIVWRS, encoded by the coding sequence GTGGGCGCCCCGGCGCCGCTGGTCGTGGCACTGGCGCCGGGCGTCACCGCCGCGTTCACGACCCGCGCCGGCGGTACCGGCACGGCGCCGTACAACACCCTCAACCTCGCGCTGCACGTCGGCGACGACGACGCGACCGTGCTCGCCAACCGGCAACGCGCCGCCGCCGCGCTCGGCGTCGACGCGGGCCGCACGGCGTGGGCCGAGCAGGTCCACGGCGACGGCGTCGCGGTCGTCACCGAGGCGGACGCGGGGCGCGGCGCCACCAGCCACGGCGACGCGTTCGCCGGCGCCGACGGGCTGGTCACCGAGGCGCGCGGGCTGCCGCTCGCGGTGCTCGCCGCCGACTGCGTCCCCGTCCTGCTCGCCGACCCGCGCCGCGGCCTCGTCGCCGCCGTCCACGCGGGCCGCCGCGGCCTCGCCGGCGGCGTGCTCGAGGTCGCCGTCGGCACCATGCTCGACCTCGGCGCGAAGCGCGAGGACCTCGTCGCCGCGGTCGGCCCGTCGATAGGCCCGTGCTGCTACGAGGTCGGCGACGACGTCGCGGCGGAGGTCACCGCCGTGCTGCCGGTGACCCGCGCGACGACCCGCGCCGGGCGGACCGCGCTCGACCTGCCCGGCGGCGTCCGCCACGTCCTCGCCCGCGAGGGCGTCCGCCGCGCCACCGCCGTCGGCGGCTGCACCGCGCACCAGCCGGGCACGTTCTTCTCGCACCGCAGGGACGGCGTCACCGGGCGCCAGGCCGGGATCGTCTGGCGGTCGTGA